From one Streptomyces sp. Q6 genomic stretch:
- a CDS encoding CDP-glycerol glycerophosphotransferase family protein encodes MWVTRDARTHVPASASGVEEFSSPWYAALARCRRIVTAHQLPDFFERREGQTVVQTWDGAPLKRIGTDLTDTLYADHDHLAQLPGLARQWDVLVAPSRWSAPHLSRALAFDGEVLEAGSPRNDVLFTAPDDRRKRAERLRRDLDIDPGKRIVLYAPTYRDHLAHSPGRFRHEPAFDFAAAERELAADHVLLVRKHPRATGRLTGARAPFVRDVTGHPSAAELLLLADVLVTDYSSLMFDFAHTGRPMLFHTYDLEHYRDTVRGFYLDFEDRAPGPLLASTDDVVRALRELEDVTARHATAYETFRASYCDLDDGRAAARVAERLMR; translated from the coding sequence CTGTGGGTGACCAGGGACGCTCGCACCCACGTCCCGGCGTCCGCGAGCGGCGTCGAGGAGTTCTCCTCCCCCTGGTACGCGGCTCTCGCCCGCTGCCGCCGGATCGTCACTGCCCACCAGTTGCCCGACTTCTTCGAGCGCCGTGAGGGCCAGACCGTCGTACAGACCTGGGACGGCGCCCCGCTCAAGCGGATCGGCACGGACCTCACGGACACCCTGTACGCCGACCACGACCACCTGGCGCAACTGCCGGGCCTGGCCCGCCAGTGGGACGTCCTGGTCGCGCCCTCGCGCTGGTCGGCCCCGCATCTGTCGCGCGCGCTGGCCTTCGACGGCGAGGTACTCGAAGCCGGATCACCGCGCAACGACGTCCTGTTCACCGCCCCCGACGACCGCCGCAAGCGGGCCGAGCGGCTGCGCCGCGACCTCGACATCGACCCGGGCAAGCGGATCGTCCTGTACGCGCCGACGTACCGGGACCACCTCGCCCACTCCCCCGGCCGCTTCCGGCACGAGCCCGCGTTCGACTTCGCGGCGGCGGAGCGGGAGCTGGCCGCCGACCACGTCCTGCTCGTCCGCAAGCACCCGCGGGCCACGGGCCGGCTCACCGGTGCCCGCGCCCCCTTCGTGCGCGATGTCACCGGGCACCCGAGCGCGGCCGAACTCCTGCTCCTGGCCGACGTGCTGGTGACGGACTACTCGTCCCTGATGTTCGACTTCGCGCACACCGGACGCCCGATGCTCTTCCACACGTACGACCTGGAGCACTACCGGGACACGGTGCGCGGCTTCTACCTCGACTTCGAGGACCGCGCGCCGGGCCCGCTCCTCGCGTCGACCGACGACGTGGTGCGCGCGCTGCGGGAGCTGGAGGACGTCACCGCGCGCCACGCGACGGCGTACGAGACCTTCCGCGCGTCCTACTGCGACCTCGACGACGGGCGCGCGGCGGCGCGGGTCGCGGAACGGCTGATGCGATGA
- a CDS encoding organic hydroperoxide resistance protein: MDAIYTAVATATHGRDGRAVSNDGVIDLQLGIPTAMGGNGQGSNPEQLFAAGYAACFGSALGLVGRAAKVDVADAAVTAEVSIGKQGEGFGLAVVLRVELPDTVDAETGRKLVEQAHQVCPYSNATRGNIDVELVIE, translated from the coding sequence ATGGACGCCATCTACACCGCCGTCGCCACCGCCACCCACGGCCGCGACGGACGCGCCGTCTCCAACGACGGTGTCATCGACCTTCAGCTCGGCATCCCGACGGCGATGGGCGGCAACGGCCAGGGCTCGAACCCGGAGCAGCTCTTCGCCGCCGGCTACGCGGCCTGTTTCGGCAGCGCGCTCGGCCTCGTCGGCCGCGCCGCCAAGGTCGACGTCGCCGACGCGGCCGTCACGGCCGAGGTGTCCATCGGCAAGCAGGGCGAGGGCTTCGGCCTCGCGGTCGTGCTCCGCGTCGAGCTGCCCGACACGGTCGACGCCGAGACCGGCCGCAAGCTCGTCGAGCAGGCCCACCAGGTGTGCCCGTACTCGAACGCGACCCGCGGCAACATCGACGTCGAGCTCGTCATCGAGTAA
- a CDS encoding MarR family transcriptional regulator, protein MASDYDHLRLDRQICFSLNAATRAFGGVYRTLLKDLGLTYPQYLVMLALWESPEGEGLPVKRLGERLRLDSGTLSPLLKRLEANGLVRRERSTRDERSVTITLTEAGEELKPRAAEVPLRIASATGFELREIEDLRERLNRLTEALDGARL, encoded by the coding sequence ATGGCCAGTGACTACGACCACCTGCGGCTCGACCGGCAGATCTGCTTCTCCCTGAACGCGGCGACGCGCGCGTTCGGCGGCGTCTACCGCACGCTCCTCAAGGACCTCGGCCTCACCTACCCGCAGTACCTGGTCATGCTGGCCCTGTGGGAGTCCCCCGAGGGCGAGGGCCTGCCGGTGAAGCGGCTCGGCGAGCGCCTGCGCCTCGACTCCGGCACGCTCTCCCCGCTGCTCAAGCGCCTGGAGGCGAACGGCCTCGTGCGCCGCGAGCGCAGCACGCGCGACGAGCGCTCGGTGACGATCACGCTCACGGAGGCGGGCGAGGAGCTCAAGCCGCGGGCGGCCGAGGTCCCCCTCAGGATCGCGAGCGCGACCGGCTTCGAACTGCGGGAGATCGAGGACCTGCGGGAGCGCCTGAACCGGCTGACCGAAGCACTGGACGGGGCCCGGCTCTGA
- a CDS encoding glycosyltransferase family 87 protein: MTIDTQDRPTTRSPVHATWIPAGRRTRFALPAAWLLTRAGMLYLLIRDGLGVGGVAREVHGLYAHWYAILAQGAFPAGDPLWQYPPGAGPLLLAPGALPGLTYFQAFVTLTLAADAVVTYALARGDHDPRGAWLWTAGLPLLLHIPLARYDVEVTAFAVLALLTMRRAPRVSGALAAFGALVKVWPALTLLGAPRGRTTRQVWGSALVSAAAMLLVLAVAFRSPFSFLREQGERGVQIESLGGTVLSYARLAGWPGQVRYRYGAMEYVGPSVHLVATVSVALTAAACGVLLWWRVRARRYSEATPYDAALCAVLMFTVTSRVISPQYLIWLLGLAAVCLTSRRTTQRTVALLVVAAAGVSALAYPVLYEDVMAGTWLGCAVMTVRNALLLGGVLVSFRSLWKGTKE; this comes from the coding sequence GTGACAATCGATACCCAGGACCGCCCCACCACCCGCTCCCCGGTCCACGCGACCTGGATCCCCGCCGGCCGGCGCACCCGCTTCGCGCTCCCGGCGGCCTGGCTCCTCACCCGCGCCGGGATGCTCTACCTGCTCATCCGGGACGGCCTCGGCGTCGGCGGCGTCGCCCGCGAGGTGCACGGCCTGTACGCCCACTGGTACGCGATCCTCGCGCAGGGCGCGTTCCCGGCGGGCGACCCGCTGTGGCAGTACCCGCCGGGCGCGGGCCCCCTCCTGCTCGCCCCGGGCGCGCTCCCCGGGCTGACCTACTTCCAGGCGTTCGTGACACTCACCCTCGCCGCCGACGCCGTCGTCACGTACGCCCTCGCGCGCGGCGACCACGACCCGCGCGGCGCCTGGCTCTGGACGGCGGGCCTCCCCCTCCTCCTGCACATCCCGCTCGCCCGCTACGACGTCGAGGTCACCGCCTTCGCGGTCCTCGCGCTGCTCACGATGCGCCGGGCGCCCCGCGTCAGCGGCGCCCTCGCGGCGTTCGGCGCGCTGGTGAAGGTGTGGCCGGCGCTGACCCTCCTGGGTGCGCCCCGTGGCCGTACGACACGGCAGGTCTGGGGCTCCGCGCTGGTGTCGGCGGCGGCGATGCTGCTCGTCCTGGCCGTCGCCTTCCGCTCGCCGTTCTCGTTCCTGCGCGAACAGGGCGAGCGGGGCGTGCAGATCGAGTCGCTGGGCGGCACGGTCCTCTCGTACGCGCGGCTCGCGGGCTGGCCGGGCCAGGTCCGGTACCGGTACGGGGCGATGGAGTACGTCGGCCCGTCCGTGCACCTGGTCGCGACCGTCTCCGTCGCGCTGACGGCCGCGGCGTGCGGCGTCCTGCTGTGGTGGCGGGTCCGGGCCCGCCGCTACTCCGAGGCGACGCCGTACGACGCCGCGCTGTGCGCCGTGCTGATGTTCACCGTCACCAGCCGCGTGATCAGCCCGCAGTACCTGATCTGGCTGCTCGGCCTGGCCGCGGTCTGCCTCACCTCGCGACGGACGACCCAGCGCACGGTCGCGCTCCTCGTCGTCGCGGCGGCGGGCGTCAGCGCGCTCGCGTACCCGGTCCTGTACGAGGACGTGATGGCCGGTACGTGGCTGGGCTGCGCGGTGATGACCGTCCGCAACGCCCTTCTCCTCGGAGGGGTTCTGGTCTCGTTCCGTTCCCTCTGGAAAGGCACGAAAGAGTAA